In Calditerrivibrio sp., the following are encoded in one genomic region:
- a CDS encoding nicotinamidase, translating into MKALLIIDVQNDFCPGGALAVPDGDKIVPVINKIMDRVDIVVSTQDWHPSEGEHFKKWPLHCLQNTKGAELHPDLMAEKIHFRAFKGTDGSDTGYSAFEATNVDLAEFLKSKGVSQIFITGLATEYCVKASALDAIKAGFNTYLIKDAVMGLDPEKSKETLMLLSKKGVKIISSSEII; encoded by the coding sequence ATGAAAGCCCTATTGATAATTGACGTCCAAAACGACTTCTGTCCAGGGGGTGCTCTTGCTGTACCTGATGGGGATAAGATAGTTCCAGTAATAAATAAAATTATGGATAGGGTTGATATCGTTGTATCCACACAGGATTGGCATCCCTCTGAAGGGGAGCATTTTAAAAAATGGCCTCTACATTGTTTGCAAAACACTAAAGGAGCAGAGCTTCATCCAGATCTCATGGCAGAAAAAATTCATTTCAGGGCATTTAAGGGAACAGATGGTTCAGACACAGGTTATTCTGCTTTTGAAGCAACCAATGTAGATCTTGCCGAATTTCTAAAATCAAAAGGGGTAAGCCAAATTTTTATCACTGGTCTGGCTACAGAATACTGTGTCAAAGCATCCGCCTTAGATGCCATCAAGGCAGGTTTTAATACCTATTTAATAAAAGATGCTGTAATGGGGCTGGATCCAGAGAAATCCAAAGAAACACTTATGCTGCTTTCCAAGAAAGGGGTAAAAATAATAAGCTCTTCAGAAATAATTTAG
- a CDS encoding patatin-like phospholipase family protein has product MKIGLALGSGAARGLAHIGLLKAFDEKGIRPYAITGSSMGALIGGLYAAGFPVVRMEEFANNLDYHIFKRFVDIKISSAGLIAGEKIERLLSMVLKKRRFEELDIPFKCVSTDLLTGIEVVFDQGDLIKAIRASISFPVVFVPVYYEKMFLVDGGIKNPVPVDLLPDECDVKFAVNVGPFVIKEQLVKKYYIKNDPSVENGNDSLIEKFYSIITEQFKELLLDKNVKYPNILETVIQTIAILQQNAYNNKLKEVRGEVVEVMPDLDDFKLTDFKKGDEIIKIGYEAGCKILKDYLRC; this is encoded by the coding sequence ATGAAGATAGGACTTGCATTGGGTAGTGGTGCAGCCAGGGGATTAGCCCATATTGGGTTGCTAAAAGCTTTTGATGAAAAAGGTATCCGCCCTTATGCCATCACTGGTAGTAGTATGGGAGCTTTAATTGGTGGACTTTATGCTGCAGGGTTTCCTGTTGTTAGGATGGAGGAGTTTGCCAATAATCTTGACTACCATATCTTCAAAAGATTTGTTGATATCAAAATCTCTTCTGCTGGTTTAATTGCTGGTGAAAAGATTGAAAGGTTGTTGAGTATGGTTTTAAAAAAGAGGAGGTTTGAAGAGCTTGATATACCCTTTAAATGTGTTTCCACTGATCTGCTAACTGGTATTGAGGTGGTATTTGACCAGGGGGATTTGATTAAAGCTATTAGGGCAAGTATTTCGTTTCCTGTAGTATTTGTTCCAGTTTATTATGAAAAGATGTTTTTGGTGGATGGAGGTATAAAAAATCCAGTACCTGTGGATCTCTTGCCTGATGAGTGTGATGTAAAGTTTGCAGTAAATGTGGGGCCTTTTGTGATAAAGGAGCAACTTGTCAAAAAGTATTATATAAAAAATGATCCAAGCGTAGAAAATGGTAACGATTCGCTAATAGAGAAGTTTTATAGTATTATTACTGAACAGTTCAAAGAGCTATTGCTTGATAAAAATGTTAAATATCCAAATATCCTTGAGACTGTTATCCAAACAATAGCTATTCTCCAACAGAATGCTTATAACAACAAATTAAAAGAGGTTAGGGGGGAAGTGGTTGAGGTAATGCCAGATCTGGATGACTTTAAGCTAACAGATTTTAAAAAAGGGGATGAAATAATCAAAATAGGTTATGAGGCTGGTTGTAAGATTTTAAAGGATTATCTAAGGTGCTAA